CGCCATCAACCCTCCAGAATTCTTCCACTACAAGGCATGAGTCCAGAACACCCATCCCCTGCCCGCCGTATTCTTCCGGGATCGACATTCCGATAAACCCGAGCTGGGCTGCCTTCTTCCAGAGCTCGAACGGGAACTTCTCCTCTCTGTCGCACTCCTCGGCATAGTTCGGAAACTCCTTCTCTGCAAACTCTCTCGCCGCCTCTTTTATCGCTTTCTGGTCCTCGCTCAGAATGAATTCCGATAGCATAAATCATGTGGTTAGTGGTGGGTATAAACCTTTCGAATTTTGTCAGAATTTCTGGTTGAACTTTATACATGATTTTCCGGTATTCGGTAAAAATTTCGTGTATTAAGAAATGCTTTTGATCTCTTCGTAGAGCTCATCCAGAGCTCGTACAAAATCAACCTCTCCCTTCTCAACCGCATCCATTCTGTTCTCAAGGTCTCTGGTTCTCTTTTCCGAAACAAACTGCGAGTACCTGTCCATGAGGTATGTGTAAACATCAACACCGAGTTTTGTCGGAATGACTCTGCCATATCTGTCCTTCACATAATTACGGGCAAAGAGTCTGTCAACTATCGTGGCGTAGGTGGATGGTCGGCCTATTCCTCTCTCCTTCATCATCTGAATTATTTCCGCCTGAGTTAGGGGATGTGCTTTTGGGACCCTCCTAATTTCAGCCCTGACGACGAATTCTCCTGTGGGTAAATCCTTCCTGACCCAAACCGACCTGTAGAGATCGTACGCTCTACCTCTGGCCTCCACAATCCTTTCTTCCTGCACACTCCTTCCGTCAAACTCTATAACGTACTCCTTTACCCTCACTGTGAAGGGCTTGGACTGTGAGGCCATAAATCTGCGAAAAATTAAGTCATACAGGGCGAAGTGCTCCCAACCAAGTCCTTCAGCAACTATAACACCTTCGTGGATAAGTCTGCGAAGGCCATCCTTGTCGAGGGGTCTTGTTGGTCTTATACATTCGTGTGCCCCCCCTTCTCCCCATCCTCTACCCGAAAATTCTTTTCCGAGATACTCTCTTGCTATCATCTGTCCAGCATCGCTAACCCTTGTTGAATCCGTCCTGTGGTAGGTGATAAGACCGTTCTCAAATAAATCCTGGGCAACCTGCATCGTTTGCTTCACAGAAAGCTTTAATATCCTGTTTGAATCGCTCAGCAGGGTCTCAGTTGTGTACGGTGGTAGTGGAATCCTCAGCTCCTCCCTTTCGCCTTTCAGTTTGATTTTCAATTCAAACTCTTCCCTATCATGCTCAAGAACCAGATCAAGGTCTCTGACAATGGCAATAGTCTTCTTCTCCTTTGAATCCCTGTATCTCTCTATTATCCATCCGAGGACTGGAGTCTGCGCTCTTCCGGCAGACAGGTTGCGATTGTTAAACCTGTTCCACAGCTTCTGACTCAGCACAAAACCTATCCACCTGTCCTCAACCCTCCTCACAATCTGAGCCCTCACGAGATCTTCGTTGATTTCCCTGAGTGAATCAAAAGCTTCGAGAACAGCTTTTCTTGTCACCTCATGAAACTCTGCTCTTTTCACCTCTCCACACCCTGAGAGCAAATTTTTCAGATCCCATGCAATTTTCTCACCCTCGGTATCGGGATCCGTGCCTATTATGATGAACCCGGCATCATGGGCAAGCTTCCTGATGGCGTTGATCCTATCCTTTGAATCGTCAATATCATCGCTGCTGCACTTCGGACAGCTTTTCCTCTCCTCGGTGAACTGGTATCCGCAATTCCGGCATCTTTTGATTGAGGCATAGATGGGTACGAATTTTCCATTCACAACCACTCCATGAAAACCCCTGTTCGTTATGAGGTCTGTGATGTGACCGATGCTCGCCGTGACCATGAGAACATACCTCTCCATTGGCACCTCATAAACAACCGCACCGTTCAGGATCTTAACACTCGGTCTGCCGAAAAAGCGGGAAATCTGTCTGGCCTTCGTGGGACTCTCCACAATGAAAAGAGCTGGTTTTACAAGATCAAACTCTTCTTTCCTCCTGTACCTCTCTCTGCTTTCGTCAACCTCTTTCACGAGAGCATCAAAATCGACTTCTTCAATTTTTTTGAATTCTATGTCATAGTACCTGGCCCTCTCAATGAAAGCTGACAGAAGCTCCGTGTCGTTTTCAAGAAGAAAGGACGCTCCCTTCGTCAGACCACCAGCAAAGAGTCTTGAGGTTCTACCGGAACCCTGAATGTACGTTCTGATATCCGGAAACAGTATTTCATTTTTCCTCACCACCACATCTTTTGCGTCTGGCCTGTAGTTCTCCATTGCCTCTTTCACCAGTTCTCTCAGCTCCTCCCGGGATATTTTTTCTATATACGGCAGAATCCTCTCAATTTCGGGATGACTGCGGTAGATCATGGCCAGAATCCTGAGCATTGGAAGACTGAGAGAATCGAGGTCTCCAACTCTGACTTTAAAGGTGGGACAGCCCACAAAAACGGCATATCTTACTCTTTCAGGGAGATCCAGACCTCTAACCAATTTTCCGTAATAATGAGCGGTACCTATCAGGTAATCGACCTCCCCTCTGGCAAATCTATCAAAATCATCAGATTTTTCGGCAACAACGATTCCAGTTTTGAACCTGTCTTTCAACCTCTCGTATATCGATCTGGCATCCTCTGCACTTCTCGCGTAGATTAATCCACCTGTCCCCATTTTTCCGAGAATATACTCTATCTCCTGTATGCTCTCCTCGTTCACGGCCACATCCTCAATATTTCTGACAGTCAATCTTGATGAACCAATATCAAAGTTAAGAAGGGTTCTGAAAAGTTCAGCCTTTTTTCCTTTTTTCGCAGTTGCAGTTGACACCATGAGAGATCCTTTTGCCTCACCTTTCCAGCTCCTTGTTTTTTCGTTATAATGGAAACCGAGAAGTGCCAGAATTCGGTCAATGTTCTTCGATGCCTTTAGAATTGCGTCCACATCATCAACGAAAATGAAATTGAAGGTTCCCAGACCGGCATAATGCTTTGATAGAAACTGTGTTGTGGTGATAAGAATTTGGAATCTATCCAGGTTATCAAAAAAAGCCTCTTTTTCCTTCTTACCAAGCCTGGCGTGGTAATATCCGATATTAATACCCTCACCAAACTCATTAACGGAAATTTCAAGCTGTGCTTTTTCCGCAAACCCGGAAATTGTTTCCAAAGCCTGATTCACAAGCAATGAAGTTGGAAAAATAAGATAACATCTCTTACCCTTCAAGGCCAGAAAGAGGGAGACAGCTATGCCGAACGATGTTTTGCCGATACCCGTGGGAGCTGTTGCAGCAAAACTCTCACCTCTGAGAACTCTTTTCGCCCAGAGTTTCTGAATCGATCTCGGCTTTCCGACACATTTCTCGAAAAACGATACGAACCTTGCTACCTCATCATCCTCCTCTCTCCTGCAAAGTTCCCCCTTCTTTGCAGTACATACAGCATGCTCGATTTCATCTGAGCTTAAATCACCGCCACAAACGGGGCAGAGATTTGCGTAAAGGACGTCGGGCATGTAATATGGTGACCTTAAAAATATATATTTCGTCCCCAACTTCTGCTGTGAAAACCCTTATTGTGGGTGGTGGACCGGCCGGGTCGCTCACAGCCATAATGCTCGGCAAAAAGTCGGATGTTGTGATTGCCGAGGATCACCAGAGTCCAGGATACCCTGTCCAGTGTGCAGGTCTGATTAGCGACATCTGTTACAAAAAGTACGGAGAGTTTTGCAAAATTAAGAAAGCCATGGAGAACGAGATAAAGGGAGCTTTCTTCTTTTCACCATCCGGGAACCACATTGAAGCTAGGGGAAAGGCGTATGTCGTTGAAAGAAAGATTCTTGACGCCATGCTGTTTGAAAAGGCATCGGAAAAAGCAGATGTTTTTATTAAATCAAAGGTTCGGTTTAATGGCAGGAAGGCTGTAATTGGGAATTCAGAAATTGTGGCAGATATAATAGTGGGCGCAGATGGAATAGGTTCTGCGGTGGCAAAGAACTTTGGGTTCGAACAACCAGGAGTATTTACAGCCGTTCAGGCAGAGATGAAGTTCGAACCCCTCGATGATGGTTTTGTGGAGCTCTATTTCGGCTGGTCTGATTTCTTCGCCTACGCAATACCCCTCGGAGATACGGCCAGAATCGGAGTAATAAGCAGAAACGATCCTTACAAACTCTTCAAAAATCTTATTGAGAAGCATCCATCCGTTTCAGAAAGAATTAAAGGAAGTGTCATCGAGTTAAACGCCGGAGGATTTCCGGACAGACTTGTAAATTTCGTAAAAGGGAATGTGGCACTTATCGGCGACTCTGCAGGAATGGTAAAACCCTACACCGGGGGAGGGCTGTACTATCTGCTTGTTGCCGCAGAAACACTGAATGAGACCTTCCCAAATCTCGAGCTTTACAGGCAACTATACCTGAAAAGACTGGGAAGAGAATACAGGTTCGGAGAGAGAATAAGAAGGCTCTACTCCCTTGACAACAGAAGTATGGAGGAGCTTTTCAGACTGATGCGGGACTTTGATTTCAGGGGTGTGCATATGGACAGTCCGTCAACTCTGCTGGCCTCAACCTTCAAAATCCTCCTGCGACTCTTGAAGAATCCCGGAATTGCTTTTTCTGTAATCAGACTCTTATTATAACAAACTCTCCATCCTCAACAGATCTGCCAACCACCTTCCCATTCTCAATTCTGATTCTCAAAAAATCGCCCGACACTAACCTGTTTATAAGGCCCTCATAGAACTCGTAGTACTCGACAATTTCTCTGCCTCTCTTTGTTAAAATCGTCCTCCCACCTTTGCTTCCACCCTTCGAACTGCTAACCACCGGCCCCACAACCTTTTCCATTTTTTTTATATACCCCCACACATACCTGTAGGACATCCCGAGTTTCTTACATGCGGCAGAAATCGAACCCTCAGTTTCTATGGCTCTCAAAATTTTTGCCCCACCCTTCCCGATCACATGCTCGCCTTCCTTCTCAATCCATATTCTAAATTGAACATTCATAAAGTATTTTTGGGGCCTCGGATTATAATTCGGTTTCTGTGTGGCTTCCTGAAAAACTGAAGAGTGAAAGCTACAGTCCCCTCATCCATTCGGGTTTAAGAACGTCAGGGTGAGAGATAGCATAGTCTATCGCTTTCAGAAGCTCATTTTTATCATCGGGCAGATTCCCCTTCAGGGGAAGATAATTGGACGCATGGTTGCACCTGAAGATCGTTCTTGCCTCGATCCTCTCGACCATCCACCTGAGTTCGAACAGATTTTCAACTGCGTTCGGCAGGATAAACTCCCCCCTTTTTATCTTAACATACAGGGGTGTGTTGGGAACTGGCATGTAGGTGAGGACCCCGGTGTATTCAGGATTGATTCTGTTAAGAAGTTTTGCAGTATTTCTTGCGTTCTCGTAACTCCTCTCTTTCCCGCCAATTCCTGTCATAACAGTTACTGACAGATCAAAACCGCATTCATGGCCTTTCTGACAGGCTTCAGCTATTTCATCTGAAGTTACACCTTTGCGAATTTTTTCGAGAATTGTATCGTCTCCACTCTCAACTCCAACATAAAGAAGTTTGATTCCGGCTTTCCTCAATTTCAAAAGCTCGGATTTACTTTTCTCCAGCAAATCCTGCGGTGTTGCATAACAGCTTATCCTCTCCAGATCGAAAAGCGAATTTGCATACTTTGCGATATCCAGAAGGAAATCCGTGTCAGCAGCCAGAGCGTTGCCATCGGCCAGAAATATTCTGCTAACGTTTCCGTAAATCTTTTTGGCCATTTTGAAATCTTCCTTCACTTCATCACTGTCTCTAACCCTGAACTTTTTCATTTTGTACATCCCGCAAAACGTACATCTGTTCCACGAACACCCGATGGTTGCCTGAACTATAAGGCTGAACGCTTCACTCGGTGGCCGGAATACCGGTTCCTCATATCTCATCAATCATCCAATGACGGAACTAAATAAGACTCTTTCCCAGACAGACGATCTCCTTAAAATGATCGGGGACAAATTTTTCCGCATCGATTCCAGCGGCAATGCTGAACTGATAGACCATTATATAGCCTGCAAGATGGAAAGGTGCCTCCCTAAGCTCTACATCCCTGTCCATGCTCGCCATGCATGGATAGGCGCATTGATGCTGGTGTATTTCTTTCCAAAATTCATTTAGACTATCAATAATAAATCCGCTCATTCTCTTTGCCACATAGAAAGCTGAGCCGCAGGGATCGCTTCTCAAAACCTCGATCCTCTCAATTCTTTTTTCGTTCATTTCAACTCTGAACTCAGGCCTTCCAACACCGAACTCGTTGCAAAATCTGGATATGACCTTTCCTTCAGGGGTTAGCGCACAAAAAGGCTTAGGTGACGAGAACTCAATTCCCTGCTCTTCACATTTCTCTTTCAACTGCTTCCTCAACCCCGGCAGGCACCAGTTCTGGTTGCAGGCGGGAACGATCATGGCCTTAAATTCTCCTATTTCCGGAAGAGAAACAAGAATGTCGGGATGGACATTTATCGCAACAACAACATCACATTCAAAGGGCTCAACAAATTTCTCAGGTTCCTCAATGTAAAGGCCGAGGTCCTGACTGAGTTCCCTCACATAAACAATTTTTGAGCTGTAGTCATGTCTCTTGCAGTAATCACATCCATTGATTCCACACGCCCCGAAAGTCGGGCAGAGATACGGATATGCAAGGTTGCTTACAAATCTTCTTCCAAAGTCACCGCTGTAAACGACCCCGAGACGCACGTTGGTTTTTAGCCTGTGCGGTAATATTGTTTTTGGTGCACATTAGTTTTAAACTCCTGACGTTCAAAATATCCTGACATGAAGGTATTAGTCGAAAGGGTCGGGAATTATGATAGCACTAAAAATTTTGTAGAGAGAGCCTTTGAAACTTTCAATTTCAGGGCAAAATACCTCAAGCCAAACTTTCTCAAACACGACAGTCCTGAAAAAGGATGTATAACTCATCCCGAGTTGATAAGGGCGACAGTTG
This genomic interval from Archaeoglobus neptunius contains the following:
- the rgy gene encoding reverse gyrase, which codes for MPDVLYANLCPVCGGDLSSDEIEHAVCTAKKGELCRREEDDEVARFVSFFEKCVGKPRSIQKLWAKRVLRGESFAATAPTGIGKTSFGIAVSLFLALKGKRCYLIFPTSLLVNQALETISGFAEKAQLEISVNEFGEGINIGYYHARLGKKEKEAFFDNLDRFQILITTTQFLSKHYAGLGTFNFIFVDDVDAILKASKNIDRILALLGFHYNEKTRSWKGEAKGSLMVSTATAKKGKKAELFRTLLNFDIGSSRLTVRNIEDVAVNEESIQEIEYILGKMGTGGLIYARSAEDARSIYERLKDRFKTGIVVAEKSDDFDRFARGEVDYLIGTAHYYGKLVRGLDLPERVRYAVFVGCPTFKVRVGDLDSLSLPMLRILAMIYRSHPEIERILPYIEKISREELRELVKEAMENYRPDAKDVVVRKNEILFPDIRTYIQGSGRTSRLFAGGLTKGASFLLENDTELLSAFIERARYYDIEFKKIEEVDFDALVKEVDESRERYRRKEEFDLVKPALFIVESPTKARQISRFFGRPSVKILNGAVVYEVPMERYVLMVTASIGHITDLITNRGFHGVVVNGKFVPIYASIKRCRNCGYQFTEERKSCPKCSSDDIDDSKDRINAIRKLAHDAGFIIIGTDPDTEGEKIAWDLKNLLSGCGEVKRAEFHEVTRKAVLEAFDSLREINEDLVRAQIVRRVEDRWIGFVLSQKLWNRFNNRNLSAGRAQTPVLGWIIERYRDSKEKKTIAIVRDLDLVLEHDREEFELKIKLKGEREELRIPLPPYTTETLLSDSNRILKLSVKQTMQVAQDLFENGLITYHRTDSTRVSDAGQMIAREYLGKEFSGRGWGEGGAHECIRPTRPLDKDGLRRLIHEGVIVAEGLGWEHFALYDLIFRRFMASQSKPFTVRVKEYVIEFDGRSVQEERIVEARGRAYDLYRSVWVRKDLPTGEFVVRAEIRRVPKAHPLTQAEIIQMMKERGIGRPSTYATIVDRLFARNYVKDRYGRVIPTKLGVDVYTYLMDRYSQFVSEKRTRDLENRMDAVEKGEVDFVRALDELYEEIKSIS
- a CDS encoding DUF166 domain-containing protein gives rise to the protein MRLGVVYSGDFGRRFVSNLAYPYLCPTFGACGINGCDYCKRHDYSSKIVYVRELSQDLGLYIEEPEKFVEPFECDVVVAINVHPDILVSLPEIGEFKAMIVPACNQNWCLPGLRKQLKEKCEEQGIEFSSPKPFCALTPEGKVISRFCNEFGVGRPEFRVEMNEKRIERIEVLRSDPCGSAFYVAKRMSGFIIDSLNEFWKEIHQHQCAYPCMASMDRDVELREAPFHLAGYIMVYQFSIAAGIDAEKFVPDHFKEIVCLGKSLI
- a CDS encoding winged helix-turn-helix domain-containing protein, with the protein product MNVQFRIWIEKEGEHVIGKGGAKILRAIETEGSISAACKKLGMSYRYVWGYIKKMEKVVGPVVSSSKGGSKGGRTILTKRGREIVEYYEFYEGLINRLVSGDFLRIRIENGKVVGRSVEDGEFVIIRV
- a CDS encoding acyl-CoA dehydrogenase family protein translates to MLSEFILSEDQKAIKEAAREFAEKEFPNYAEECDREEKFPFELWKKAAQLGFIGMSIPEEYGGQGMGVLDSCLVVEEFWRVDGGLGQMLSTTFGSEQILAFGNEEQKKKYLPPLAKGEKICAACYTEPQAGSDVAGIKTRAD
- a CDS encoding radical SAM protein codes for the protein MRYEEPVFRPPSEAFSLIVQATIGCSWNRCTFCGMYKMKKFRVRDSDEVKEDFKMAKKIYGNVSRIFLADGNALAADTDFLLDIAKYANSLFDLERISCYATPQDLLEKSKSELLKLRKAGIKLLYVGVESGDDTILEKIRKGVTSDEIAEACQKGHECGFDLSVTVMTGIGGKERSYENARNTAKLLNRINPEYTGVLTYMPVPNTPLYVKIKRGEFILPNAVENLFELRWMVERIEARTIFRCNHASNYLPLKGNLPDDKNELLKAIDYAISHPDVLKPEWMRGL
- a CDS encoding NAD(P)/FAD-dependent oxidoreductase, with translation MKTLIVGGGPAGSLTAIMLGKKSDVVIAEDHQSPGYPVQCAGLISDICYKKYGEFCKIKKAMENEIKGAFFFSPSGNHIEARGKAYVVERKILDAMLFEKASEKADVFIKSKVRFNGRKAVIGNSEIVADIIVGADGIGSAVAKNFGFEQPGVFTAVQAEMKFEPLDDGFVELYFGWSDFFAYAIPLGDTARIGVISRNDPYKLFKNLIEKHPSVSERIKGSVIELNAGGFPDRLVNFVKGNVALIGDSAGMVKPYTGGGLYYLLVAAETLNETFPNLELYRQLYLKRLGREYRFGERIRRLYSLDNRSMEELFRLMRDFDFRGVHMDSPSTLLASTFKILLRLLKNPGIAFSVIRLLL